GGGGTAAGGAGAGCGGCAGCCACCGACCGCGGGGGGCACTCGGTGCCCGCCCTTCTCTCGGGCGACGGCAGTTACCAGCCCCTGCCAGCGGGATGCAGCTCTTAGCGCCCGTTCTGCAGCAAAAATGCCACCCCTGCCCCCTCGTCACTGTACGGCTGAGCAAACTGGagaatggtttcttttttttaaagcagcgtTTCTGTAGTTTTTTATTCACAAAGATAATCCActacaggagaaaaatgaaacaatgatGCAATTCCTGCCTACAAGCAAAGTCATTCCATGAAAGAAGAGAGGTGGTGAATCCGCACATTCACGCAAGCGCTGCAAGAAAacaaggaggaggcaggctgCCTCAGGGGGCCTGTAAGGAACGCAGCAATGCCTGGTAATGACGACACGGACTCACAAAAACAACGGACTCCGAGATCTAGCTATATATCCTATTTAAAAAGCCACTCTGCAAGCTAGAAACGATCCAAATGTGGCAGAAACACACACACTAAACACCTGGAGTATCTATCTAATACATCAGCTGTGTTTGGCAGATAAAATCTAACACAACATATTCAAAGGCATACAGACAGAAAGCCATGGCCCAGGGGCTTCAACTAAATGGCCAGAGCTGTCATGGATCCCTGGCTGACAGGAGCAGAGCTCAGACCCAAAGACTTCAATCCTCAACCTGTGGGTTTGGGCGTTGCTGCACTGTGTCACTGCTTTGCTACTGCAGACACAGCTCCAAAATCTAAAATGAAATAGCTGGGGgccatattttctctctttcccacttAAACCCAGATAACCTTGGAGCAAATTAAACAGATGAGCGTTAATGTCCCAGGAAAGTGCAAAACTATGTAGTTTAGCTATCAGGCCAAAGTCTGGATAAACTGTAATTACTTATGTTTATTTgttagttttcatttatttacatcatcatcattattatcatCATCTAGTGTTaccagttttttttaattatgttgaaTGTCTTTTCATCCCAGGACCATGAGGTGGTAGCTGTAGTCAGGAGgatgctgcctgccagcagcacgGCAACATTTGTTGTTACTGCAGCtatggataaaaataaaaactgaatgcTACAAGCCAGTAGATACAGAACCAGTTAATCAGAAGTGAACTACTTTGTTTCACTAACAGCAAATAGAAGTTTCATGCACAGGGACTCAGATAACCCCATGTATGAGGAGGACAGCCAAGTTTCTTGATGGAGATGATTGCATCAAATTAAAGATCACAGGGCAGGTGCCATCTCTCTCACGCAGTGAGAGCACTCGTTGTGGAAAGTCAACAAGCTCAGTGGATGCACAGGTTTGGCCTCATTGTTTCCTCTGCCAACAGGTAGTCCCTTCAAGTCTCTAGGGTCCTTCTTTTTCATCCAGTGACTTTGGAGATTCcccctgctttcttctactagaAGGTGGAGGACCTTGCCCGTAGCAGAAGCTGTGTTCTGGTCTGCAGGTCATCTCTCTGTCCACAGCCCGTCTGTCCTCTGTGCACTTacctcttccagcagcagagctcaggagAAACTGTTGCCATCAGCAAGGGTGGGATGGGATAAGCAAAGATGTAGGAGTCTGAATGTAACCAGCCAGGAGGGCAGAGGATTCAGTAGACAAGATTTTTGATATGCCTTCCAAGATGCAGAAATTCTTCTACAGGTCAGAAACCCTGTATCCATCTAACAGCACCTGGGAATCCTCCAGCCCACGGTGGTTCAACATCAGCAACGATGCCAAAGATGCTCCAGTTTTGGACTGATCTTGTAAACTGTAATGACACTGTATTGCTGGCTTCTGCCCCAaattccatcccatccccatggacaggggcagctccagccccacccCACACCCCTGACGAGCAGGTGCTGCTGGCACTTGCCCTgcaaagagggaggaagaggcaTTCAAATGTGAGCACAACACGTTATCCAAACAGCAGCTTATCTGAAGAAAAGGTGGTAGGGCAGAGGTGGCCTGGAAGTTGCCATTTGGGCCGTGCTAGTCCAAGCCCTGTATCTGACATAAAATCAGAAGGGGAATGACAGTAGTCAGGAGCAGGTATTGTCTTATCTGATTCCCCGCCCCAGAGCACTCTGGCGTTTGCATCCCTTCAAGGGACTCAATATATTCGCTCCCCAGCCACTCTGCGTATGTCCTCCTCTCTTCTACTGGCACAATCTCAATAGCAGAATCCTTAAAGATCAAgtcttttccttgaaaagctgAAGAATCAAACATTTTGAATCCATTTTCATTGCTGCTATTTCCAAAGTAGACctgaaaacaatgcaaaattttcagtatttttcaagatTAATTCCTCTCTGTACAATTAATTCCTAATTCCGTACAACATGAAGGACAATAGAAATCCTTTTGTAGATGAAAAATTCATACACAATTGCAGAATCTCTATTATGCATTTGCTTTTAGACACTCCAGTAGATTAGATACAGAATTCTGCCTTTGGCAATTACAAGAATgcatttgtaattttgttttttttagttactATCCAGaaagagctgtattttaaaaaaaattcttctgtttaaatattgTTGTGTAATACAGGGTTTGGTTGCACAGGAGTTGACAGCAATGACTGAAGCCTAGCATGGAGACACCCAGCACCGCTTTTAAAACTAGTTAACTTCAGTATTAACCAGCACCTAGCTGGCGCAGCGACACATGGTCTGCCTAGATGGTTTACCATGTACATGGCTGCGGCATAAATAAATATACCCAGCAACATTCTCCTGCCTTCCTAGGAAAATTCCGCGATGGAAAAGTGTTAGTGTGTACTCTATTTTGTAGACTTCAAAGTCACACAGTTTGGGAAAACACCTTAAGCTCCAGGAAAATTGCTACTGAAACCAGTGGCTGCGCAAAAGGTCGAAATCCCTTGTGCACCAGGGTGGTTTTACTAGGAGAATTACATGGGCTGTGTTTtaccttctccatccctctccaacAACAGGGCTCTGCACGGTGCACATGCTGCCAGTCCCGTGACACAGGGGACACAGGATGGCAGTATGGTCCTGTTGTCTTTATCCTTGGTCTGTGTTAGACCATACAGAACTCCCCCATAGCATAAGTGGATTATTAGTACCTGTGCTTTGTCCAGCAGTCCATATAGAGCAAAAATGCTGGTATCTGGGTGAACCATAATGGCCTGAGCTGGCACCCGAGCCAGGTGACACTCAGCAAACTGGGTGACTTCAGCACGGGCACCATTTAGACACAGTAACTGGAAATCACCGGACTTCAAGTTTTGGGCCCAACTATCAGTATTCTTACCTGAAAAAAGAAACTGGTCATTGTCATTCATTGAATACTTTAGAGAAAAAGAGGTTCTGGAAAAATAGCTGAATTATAATTAAGAGATACGTGAAACTAAGTACCATCTGTGTTCTCAAACACTGTCGAATGCTTCACGAAGGCCACATCCCCAGAGCCCTGCGCCAGGCACCTTTAGGAAGCAAGAGATAAAAATTCAATTCAAAGCATCTTTatgtgaaacacatttttttcttaacaactAATAGGTTTAGAACTCAATTTTTCTTACATACATTCCTGCAAACAAATGCACTGGACCCTAAGGTAATAAgcaaaaacagagaaattaaacatcttgaaaggagagaaaaccaaCGCATttgcaaagtattaaaaaatattctgaattaagAATTTTAAGAGAGGAATACAGGAgaacattttgattaaaaacagTGTGAGAAACAACAGAAGAGGCCAATATTAGatgaacaaagaaacagaaaataaattatgtgaTACTCAATTCTCCATCTGCTAAGTcactttcattcctttttaaatcATGTACAAAGTATGTGTCATTAAGActtttttgaataaaataatttgagtGCATAACCCAAGAGTTTATCAGATTTTGTGTATGTGCACGTGTGCACACCCACACATatactttctttcctcttttcctttcaagtGAGAGTGACCTTGGTGCTCACACAGACGCTGCTTTTACTGCCCTGTACACTGCAGATACTTAGTTAATCTAACTGCAGCTTCTAACGGTACTGTTCCGGAAATAAGTTGAGTTTCCTCCAATTTTCTGAAGCAGAGGCAGCCCAACGTGCCAAGGGCACCCTAAAAGCTCCTCCTCTCCTACGAGTGTGAGACCCCATTCCAGAGGGTGTCAGGGCGAAGGTGTAGAACAACGCACCTCTACCGGGATTTGCTGTTTCCCATGTTATATTGTGGTGTTGTCTAGTGCACGATGCAACAGGCACCACAGACTGTTAGGAGATTTTTGCTAGGCCTGAAATATGAAttcagcagacagaaaaaaaatgcacggCACTTGCTTCAGACAGCAAGTAACACATCAAAAAAATCAACCTCAAAGCAGCGAGTTGGCTGAGCTAGCAAAGAGATTTAACTTCCCAGGTATTTTGGGCAGTGGGTGCTGGCAGAGGGTCTGTGGGTAACGGAGTTTAGTGGTTGTACCTTGTAGTTCATTCTACAAGTGCTTTCAAGAAGCATTTTCTAAAACAAGATCATTAAACCCACCAATCAAGAAGTTGTAAAACTGTAACTGAGCATGGTTTTTGCAGTACAAAGTGTGAAGGAAAGTTATTCTTGCCAACAGTTACTAAAAACACATATATTTCACATGTGCCCGGTTTAACATGAGCAGTTATAAGCAAAGCTCTTATCACCACGTGCCTGACACTCTCATGTAGAGCATGGAGGACTCAGCAGGTTCAGTGCTTCCCCCATCAGAAAAAGCTGTTCCCAATATATTTTTCAGTACTCCGTGCAGTTTAATTTGCCACAGGCAGTGGGATATACACAAACTGAATAACATCTCATAGCTCTATAGTTAGGTTAATCTGAAGTTCTCCATAGTTGAAGGAATCTGGAAATCTGAGGCTGAATTTTAAGCTCATGTCAGTCACCATGTGTAACTCATTCTTCTTTCAGAGAGGATCACCTAAGTATCACAGCCAGACCCATTCCTACCTTGCAGAAGATATTGACCCTCCATTTTTCACCCAAATCCTAACCTTTTAAATACCTAAATACCTTCCACATCGCTCAATAAATTAAACGCCTtctccgttaaaaaaaaaaaaaaaaagaaaaagtaacgaTCTCAATATAAAGCTTGGGTTGTGGTCACTATTATCAAATGCAAAACCTTAAATATGAGCAAGACTCAAAGCCCACAATGGCATTTGTTGCTTATTTGTTTGGTGACTGGTTAAGCTCTGTTAATCTATGAAGTACAGCAGAGGATCTGGAGTTTGCCTGCAAGGCATGTACCACAGCAGGGCAGCTGGACACAACTAAACAGATTTGCAAAAAAGTAGTTATCTAAGCCTAGCACTCCAATATTtaccaggcagctgctgttgaaGTCTCCTCCCCTGAAGGAAAAAGACCGGTCACTGCCAGCTCTGTTACATGCACCCGGTTACATGCACCAGAGGTGATGGTCAGGAAAAGGAAATGCCACTTCCATAACTAGAGTTTCACAGTCTTTGGGTACGGCCCCATATGTAGTCGTACACTGTTACACAaggtatttatttcattttatgctaTTTTCCCCTTGTACCTTTACCAAATCTTGTTTTGAAGAGGATTTGATATTTGAACATTGGCCATAGTTGTTTGTGCTGTTCAGAAACCTACCTTCGCATACAGCCACCAATGAGTAAGGACAGTGAAGACCACTCCTGGCTCCCCCTCACCAGCCCACCACTGTCAGCATGGACTTGTATGAGCCAGATTCTATTTGCCTGCTTCCCTGCTAAAGCTCTTTATGGATGACCCACCATTCAGAGTGGCAGACTGTCTGTCACGAAAGATTAAAGCAAGACTGGAGACCGATGACAATCCACTTGGTCCTCACTAGGTGGGTGCCCACTGCTCTGTAAACAGAGACATGGATTTGGCTGTTGGTCATCTGTCTGGCTGTGGGCGAGGGAGCTGGAAAAAGGCTTTGACATGATCTAATGTAATGCCTTATGACATACCTGTATTGCTGATGACACCTGGGGACACATGTCCCACTTCATTGTCATGGtttgtcctcaaaccaggacattcatTTACAGCACATGCCATCTAACTGTAGCAACAATAACTACTTTTTGCTGGCTGGGATGGAAAATAGCTCCTCCTAGCATTTTGACAAGCTGACAGACTAAATAACAACCATATGCATTAATTACCTGAAGGCTCCACTGTAGCTGTAATAACGTTCTTGGCTACTTGCACTGCATTTATTGTTTCCACTATCATCTCCAATACAGAGTTGACAGAGTTTTGATGGATAATTGTCCTGCTTAGCTGAAGGCAcgcagctggcagagaaaaacTCACTcacagctggggaaagaaagacAAACCGATATATTGAGTGAAAAGCATGAGCTCTCCACAACAAAGGCAGTTGCACTGTCACGAAGTTAGAACTAATGCAGGTTTCTGTAGAACGCTGGAAACGTGAGTTATAGCTTCCTTACTGGAATTCACAAACTacaacttttaaagtattttcaaagcaCCACTCATCCGATTAAGTAATGAAACCAAAGAGCTCCCTGGGAGAtaggaaacaagcaaacaaaattcaTATCTGGAGTCCTACGGTCGTAGATCCTTTGCTTGTTGTGCTACGTTGCTCCATTACTAAATACAGTTTGAAAATGAATGCAGTAAAGTTCAGGACAGGGATACATTTACTGCAATGACATCCCAGAGGAAGTACTACCTAAAGGGGATATGTCTGAAGAGACAGTGTGAGTTTCTGTGACTATCCAATTTTTGATATCTGACTTGGGTCAACATCCTCAAGAAAGAGCTGAGACAGACACGTTTGAAAGCAGGATTTTCAAGATGATATGATAATCTTGAagctgattaaataaaaaaagcaactgaCTCTTCAAATGCATTACTGAAAACTGGAATAAACGTTTGCAGTTTGATACACTGGAGCCAAGGCTGCCATTGAGATGACAGGCTGGAGAGACATGCTGATGGGAACCtcgaagttcaacaaaggcaaatgcagAATCCTGCTTTTAGGATGGAGTAAGACCATGAAAGGCTGGAGGCTGCCAGGctgaaaattctgtaaaaaaacctgcctggacacagccTCGGGCAATCTGATCTAACtgaacctgctttgagcagctgGTTGGACGAGACAACCAccaaaggtaccttccaacctaaattagaCAATGATTTTGTGATAAAGGATAGAATACTTTCATGTTAGATGTGACATTCTCAGTATGACCCCTCCATTAGTCTACTCTGGGGGCAAATTCAAAATTTCAAATCGTCACGTTAAAAACACAACACCCTTTTGCAAACAGATAAGCTTAATATCAAAATTACTTCCCTAATGAAAGTTTGTAATTAGACTGTTACTGTACTTTTGATATGTAGTACTGTTGTCTTACCTTGAGGAATATTACAGTCTCTGATCTTAATAATGCCCCTCTTAATTAGCACACCAATGGGGATATTCCATCCAGcgttcctccccagccctgtgtGGCAGGACTTCTTCCCTTTCAGGTCACTGATGGTGAATGCATTGGACAGATTTCGTTTAACTAATGCCACAGCATAGTACGCATTGCTGTTGTCATCAgcttgcaggaaaaagaaaacacgaAACACATTACAGCTTCCCTTAAGCATTCCCACTGCTTAACGATCATCTACAGATCCGTTACACTTACATCGTGCCAACTTCAATCGCAACGACAATCAGCTAGTCAGGAATTTTGACTACACATGTAATTATTCTTTACTTCTACTTCACATTGTTGCATTCACTTATAGCCTGGTACCGCACTTGAACCAAACAATCTAGAGCTCAACACGAAAGCTCAACTAACATCAGCTCTTATAAATCCATCCCTCTGAAAACCATCATTTGGGTCATTAGTGACTTAGCAAAAGCACTTTATGAAGTTATTTGTATGTGAAAACTCAATTCTGTATTAAAATTTCCATGAGTTTTGCAGCATATTGAAATTCTGCCTTAGTGACACAATGTCCACAAGTCTTTTCATTGGTGACTCTGAAGCAGCCACATTGACAGGAAGAATTTGTTTCTAAATAGAGTCTACTGtgtactttctgtatttttgcttatgctaaaaatattttgattttgtaaatACTGGTTTTTTcccattgtaaatattttttgcgCAATTGAAAAGACAAATAAAGAGGTACAAAACTCAAAACTGCCAGAGACTTAAcctgtcctgcagcaggacagatAAAAGTTGCCACAAACTCACTGTAGGAACCCATCCCATACTTATTTCCTCCGCTATCCATGACGTGAGGATAGTAATTCtcatttcctttgaaaacagcTTTCCAGGCAGGGCTAGGGAACTCAGGCTGTACTTTCAGAGCTGTTTTCAAACAACCTGGAAAAACAGGGTCTATGTTTACGTTTCCCGACCTGCTTACCAGAGTAACTttctccagcagctggtacaAGGCCGTATGTCTTCCCAGCTGTGTAAATATCAGCTCCACCCAGAACCACAGCATCaatttcctttctctgaaaaataaaataaaatttgggatTTCTGTGAAAAAACAGCAGATACCTTCCCTGCTACAATGATGACACTTCTAGCATCACACCTGTTGCATCTCAAAGGGCAAGTCTGACAATAAAAGAGCAATatgctgcaaaagaaaagacTCAAAACCTGCATAAAGCATCATCAGTGAAACGGGGACAGGAGATTTCACACATACAGGCTAGAGCTAGATGGGCAACAGTGCCCTCATCACAACTGAAGATCATCAGGGTTCAGGCCCATCCATACCACGTCAGCTACAGATCATCTCCTTGAAATCCAGTATTCCTACTGGCCACTTAATCGCACCTATCTCTGATCCTACCTACCCAGCAGAGAAAAGCTTGTGTTAACTTGTTTTACTACACAAGGATTGTAGCAGCCTACCTGGATCAGCTCCATGCACTGTTCCTTTGTCTTGGCTGAAACACACTGAATTGCTGGTTTCAAATTCTTTTCCTTAAAGGCAATGGCCAT
The sequence above is a segment of the Larus michahellis chromosome 6, bLarMic1.1, whole genome shotgun sequence genome. Coding sequences within it:
- the MELTF gene encoding melanotransferrin isoform X3; translation: MAEEDDLADAVTLDGRLIYQAGKEHGLKPVVGEVYDQEIGTSYYAVAVVKKSSNITINSLKGVSSCHTGINRTAGWDVPVGYLLDSGRLAAMGCDLPKAVSDYFNASCVPGANGVNYPKSLCQLCKGDLAGQNKCERSSQEQYYDYSGAFRCLAEGAGEVAFVKHSTVPENTDGRSLSSWAQRLRSQDFQLLCRDGNTADVTEWRTCHLARIPARAVVVRPDTDGTVVFQLLNQGQQRFNGVGTKFKMFDSSAYSAQNLLFRDSTTELIPITAQNYQAWLGDEYLHAMQALNCNPNTLPESLNWCVVSTEEIWKCGKMAIAFKEKNLKPAIQCVSAKTKEQCMELIQRKEIDAVVLGGADIYTAGKTYGLVPAAGESYSADDNSNAYYAVALVKRNLSNAFTISDLKGKKSCHTGLGRNAGWNIPIGVLIKRGIIKIRDCNIPQAVSEFFSASCVPSAKQDNYPSKLCQLCIGDDSGNNKCSASSQERYYSYSGAFRCLAQGSGDVAFVKHSTVFENTDGKNTDSWAQNLKSGDFQLLCLNGARAEVTQFAECHLARVPAQAIMVHPDTSIFALYGLLDKAQVYFGNSSNENGFKMFDSSAFQGKDLIFKDSAIEIVPVEERRTYAEWLGSEYIESLEGMQTPECSGAGNQIRQYLLLTTVIPLLILCQIQGLD